The Chryseobacterium nakagawai genome has a segment encoding these proteins:
- a CDS encoding aminotransferase-like domain-containing protein, whose translation MSKEFLYTEIADGIATQIRNGVLKAGDKLPSVRMLCNEHQVSMNTAKRVFLELESLSLVESKPQSGYFVSQLLSVKLPLPEVSRPSLIANNDEPDELISKVYENMGKKDITFFSIGIPSGDLLPQAKLKKEIVHAIRELKEGGTEYEELQGNLKLRRMIAVRSLQWSGNLNENDLVTTNGGMNALSFCLMALGKPGDTIAIESPCYPGILQLANGLGLKVLELPTHPTTGIEIDALKKLIPKIDLCLLIPNFNSPLGSCMPDGNKKEIVKILSENNIPLIEDDVYGDLYFGSSRPKCCKSFDKDGNVLYCSSISKTLAPGYRVGWIAPGKYKDKILKLKLLHSTSSISIVNEAVANFMKSGRYEKHLQQLRKTLQSNYQNYVQTIAEHFPEGTKTSRPQGGLSLWVEFDKKIRTTELYDLAIKQNISIAPGRMFTFQDQFENCLRLCIGLPWSENTQSKLKQIGQLAKRIYIK comes from the coding sequence ATGAGTAAAGAATTTTTATATACAGAAATTGCAGACGGCATTGCCACTCAGATCAGAAACGGAGTGTTGAAGGCAGGTGACAAACTTCCTTCTGTAAGAATGCTATGTAATGAACATCAGGTGAGCATGAATACCGCAAAACGTGTTTTCCTTGAACTGGAATCTTTATCTTTAGTAGAGTCAAAACCACAATCCGGATATTTTGTAAGTCAGTTATTATCTGTAAAACTTCCATTGCCTGAAGTGAGCCGTCCATCGTTGATTGCCAATAATGATGAACCTGATGAATTAATCAGTAAGGTATATGAAAATATGGGTAAAAAAGATATTACCTTCTTCTCAATTGGAATTCCTTCAGGAGACCTCCTTCCTCAGGCCAAACTGAAAAAAGAAATTGTACATGCTATAAGAGAATTAAAAGAAGGAGGAACAGAATATGAAGAACTGCAGGGAAATCTGAAACTCAGAAGAATGATTGCTGTACGCTCATTGCAATGGAGCGGAAATCTTAATGAAAATGATCTGGTAACTACAAATGGCGGAATGAATGCTCTATCATTCTGCTTAATGGCTTTGGGAAAACCAGGCGATACCATTGCTATTGAAAGTCCGTGTTATCCGGGGATTTTACAGTTAGCTAATGGATTAGGATTAAAAGTCCTTGAACTTCCGACCCATCCTACTACAGGGATAGAAATTGATGCGCTAAAGAAATTAATTCCAAAAATTGATTTGTGTCTCTTAATTCCCAATTTTAATTCTCCCTTGGGAAGCTGCATGCCTGACGGAAATAAGAAAGAGATTGTAAAAATCCTGTCAGAAAATAATATTCCGTTAATTGAGGATGATGTTTATGGAGATCTATATTTTGGCTCCAGCCGTCCGAAATGCTGTAAATCTTTTGATAAGGATGGAAATGTGCTGTATTGCAGCTCCATTTCAAAAACATTGGCTCCAGGATACCGTGTAGGCTGGATTGCTCCTGGAAAATACAAGGATAAAATATTAAAACTTAAACTTCTACACTCCACCTCCTCCATTTCGATTGTGAATGAAGCTGTAGCTAATTTCATGAAATCCGGAAGGTATGAAAAACATCTTCAGCAGCTTAGAAAAACATTACAAAGTAATTATCAGAATTACGTACAAACCATCGCAGAGCATTTTCCTGAAGGAACTAAAACCAGCCGTCCACAAGGAGGATTATCCTTATGGGTAGAATTTGATAAGAAAATCCGAACCACAGAACTTTATGATCTTGCCATTAAGCAGAACATAAGCATTGCACCGGGAAGAATGTTTACCTTCCAGGATCAATTTGAAAACTGTTTGAGACTATGCATCGGACTTCCATGGTCAGAAAATACACAGTCAAAACTTAAACAGATTGGGCAACTGGCAAAAAGGATTTATATAAAGTAA
- a CDS encoding DMT family transporter gives MMTDTISKDQAVNGWINGFIGVLLFSGSMPATKLAVMEMSPIFATIARAVIAGILALSVLLIYKEKRPAKKQLFSLVLVAIGCVIGFPLLSSLALQYLTSAHSIVFLGMLPLATAIFGVFRGGEKPHPVFWIFSVIGSLLVIGYAFSQGISASPIGDILMLLAIILCGMGYAEGAKLSKTLGGWQVISWALVLSLPVMLPLFFIYFPSNVESISFRGWFGLGYISLFSMFIGFIFWYKGLAQGGITTVGQLQLLQPFFGLALAAYLLHEQVSIGMLGITVGVILCVAGTKKFAK, from the coding sequence ATGATGACAGATACAATTTCAAAAGACCAGGCTGTAAACGGTTGGATCAATGGTTTTATAGGGGTATTGCTTTTTAGTGGTTCTATGCCGGCTACCAAGCTTGCAGTGATGGAAATGAGTCCTATATTTGCAACGATTGCCCGTGCTGTAATTGCAGGAATTCTAGCCCTTTCAGTTTTATTGATCTATAAAGAAAAGCGTCCTGCAAAAAAACAGTTATTTTCTCTGGTTCTGGTTGCCATAGGATGTGTGATAGGATTTCCTTTGCTTTCTTCATTAGCCTTGCAATATCTTACCTCTGCCCATTCTATTGTATTTTTGGGAATGTTGCCATTAGCTACTGCAATTTTTGGAGTTTTCCGTGGTGGAGAAAAGCCACATCCTGTATTCTGGATCTTTTCTGTAATCGGAAGTCTTTTAGTGATTGGTTATGCCTTTTCTCAGGGAATTTCAGCTTCTCCGATCGGTGATATTCTGATGCTTCTTGCTATTATCCTTTGTGGAATGGGATATGCAGAAGGCGCTAAACTTTCTAAAACATTAGGCGGATGGCAGGTTATTTCATGGGCACTTGTTTTATCACTGCCTGTTATGCTTCCCTTATTTTTCATTTATTTTCCATCCAACGTGGAATCTATAAGCTTTAGAGGATGGTTTGGCTTAGGTTATATTTCTCTGTTTAGTATGTTTATAGGGTTTATATTCTGGTATAAAGGATTGGCACAAGGTGGAATTACCACTGTAGGGCAGCTGCAATTATTACAACCGTTTTTTGGGCTTGCTTTAGCAGCATATCTTCTTCACGAGCAGGTAAGTATAGGAATGTTGGGAATTACTGTGGGAGTCATTTTGTGTGTTGCAGGAACTAAAAAGTTTGCAAAATAA